Proteins encoded together in one Mycobacterium sp. MS1601 window:
- a CDS encoding response regulator transcription factor, which translates to MAARVLIADDDVVVRDVVRRYLERDGLMVTVADNGTDALRLLGIERFDVAVLDVMMPGVDGLTLCRSLRRAGDFSVPVILLTALGEEEDRIAGLEAGADDYVVKPFSPRELALRVRSVLRRAPSPLGALPMDITVGDLTVSSAARTVNVDGTPVGLTNREFDLLMFFLTHSDTVFTREQLLERVWHWDYGDLSTVTVHVKRLRSKLGKEHRVQTVWGRGYLWRGSDEQVPHAAG; encoded by the coding sequence ATGGCAGCTCGCGTTCTGATCGCCGACGACGACGTTGTCGTCCGCGACGTCGTGCGCCGCTACCTGGAACGGGACGGCTTGATGGTGACGGTGGCCGACAACGGCACCGACGCCCTGCGCCTGCTGGGCATCGAACGGTTCGATGTCGCGGTGCTGGACGTGATGATGCCCGGGGTCGACGGCCTCACCCTGTGCCGCAGCCTGCGCAGAGCGGGCGACTTCAGCGTCCCGGTGATCCTGCTGACCGCGCTGGGTGAGGAGGAGGACCGCATCGCCGGTCTGGAAGCCGGCGCCGACGACTACGTGGTGAAACCGTTCAGTCCACGGGAGCTGGCGCTGCGGGTGCGCTCGGTCCTGCGTCGCGCGCCGTCGCCGCTGGGGGCGCTGCCGATGGACATCACGGTCGGTGATCTCACGGTGTCCTCGGCAGCACGCACCGTCAACGTCGACGGCACACCGGTGGGGCTGACCAACCGCGAGTTCGACCTGCTGATGTTCTTCCTCACGCATTCGGACACCGTCTTCACCCGCGAGCAGCTGCTCGAACGGGTGTGGCACTGGGATTACGGCGACCTGTCCACGGTGACGGTGCACGTCAAGAGACTGCGCTCCAAGCTCGGCAAGGAGCACCGGGTGCAGACGGTCTGGGGCCGCGGCTATCTGTGGCGCGGCTCCGACGAACAGGTGCCACATGCCGCCGGCTGA
- a CDS encoding sensor histidine kinase → MPPADLIEITLLTLACSAPVVAIGGLIIRVARHVSLAVSMVVLVLIPVVATFTGVLGASRFMLNETFGQTAVVLVVVSVVTVPAAVMLGRYQARRTVWEQEVRDTERAAEQSRRKLVAFVSHDLRTPLAGIRAVSEAIADGVVNDHEVREHAKHIEQESIRLSEMVDDLFEMSKINAGAVTTSDALVALDEVVDDVVAAHRITAERAGVALHTDLPGTPVTVLGSDRALVRVLSNLVANAIAHTPSGGTVTLQLGRDAQGAWARVDDTGVGIDDADLAKVFDVAYRGSNGRVPRADSPLPSGSGLGLAIAAGLVAAHHGTLSAHNLGGGARFEVRLPLATRD, encoded by the coding sequence ATGCCGCCGGCTGACCTGATCGAGATCACCCTGCTCACCCTGGCTTGCTCGGCGCCGGTGGTGGCGATCGGCGGATTGATCATCCGCGTGGCACGCCACGTCTCGCTGGCCGTCAGCATGGTGGTGCTGGTGCTGATCCCCGTGGTGGCCACGTTCACCGGTGTGCTGGGCGCCAGCCGGTTCATGCTCAACGAGACGTTCGGCCAGACCGCGGTGGTGCTCGTGGTGGTGTCGGTGGTGACAGTGCCCGCCGCGGTGATGCTGGGCCGCTATCAAGCCCGGCGCACTGTGTGGGAACAGGAAGTCCGCGACACAGAACGCGCCGCCGAACAGTCGCGGCGCAAGTTGGTCGCCTTCGTCAGCCACGACCTGCGCACCCCGCTGGCCGGCATCCGCGCGGTGTCCGAAGCCATCGCCGACGGCGTGGTGAACGACCACGAGGTCCGCGAGCACGCCAAACACATCGAACAGGAGTCGATCCGACTGTCGGAGATGGTGGACGACCTGTTCGAGATGTCGAAGATCAATGCCGGCGCCGTCACCACGTCCGACGCGCTGGTGGCGCTCGACGAAGTGGTCGACGACGTGGTGGCCGCCCACCGGATCACCGCGGAGCGGGCCGGGGTGGCGTTGCACACCGATCTGCCGGGCACCCCGGTGACGGTGCTGGGCAGTGATCGCGCACTGGTGCGCGTGCTGTCCAATCTGGTGGCCAATGCGATCGCACACACGCCCTCCGGCGGCACCGTGACGCTGCAGTTGGGACGTGATGCCCAGGGCGCGTGGGCGCGGGTCGACGACACCGGTGTGGGTATCGACGACGCCGACCTCGCCAAGGTGTTCGACGTGGCCTACCGCGGGTCCAACGGCCGGGTACCGCGGGCTGATTCGCCACTGCCCAGTGGTTCGGGGCTGGGACTGGCCATCGCCGCCGGTCTGGTGGCCGCACATCACGGCACACTCTCGGCACACAATCTGGGTGGCGGAGCCCGTTTCGAGGTACGGCTACCCCTGGCCACACGGGACTAG
- a CDS encoding aspartate aminotransferase family protein, with protein MSTAFSNIMDSNSYSAGHGEPQPLISAREKMLGPAYRLFYERPVHLVRGQGAYLFDADGERYLDAYNNVASVGHCHPHVVEAVTRQLSMLNTHTRYLHQNIVEYSERLLATCGFEIDQVMYACTGSEVNDLALRVAEMHTGATGVIITSDAYHGNTAAVTAISPSLGGATTLGPHVRTVAPPDSYRVPKEQLAQTFAADVAAAADELAEAGYGLSCLIVDTIFSSDGIYTDPGVLKPAVDLVRARGGVFIADEVQPGFARTGEAMWGFQRHGVTPDLLTTGKPMGNGMPVAAMAARSDVLKSFAVGVPYFNTFGGNPVSMAAAAAVLDVIENEQLMLNAKNTGALLRNELTRIAADHPGIGDVRGAGLYIGVELVTDPDTKAPDRAGARRLVNLLRERRVLLSVCGHDGSVLKIRPPLVFSPADVDWFCTEFEAAVAR; from the coding sequence ATGAGTACCGCGTTTTCCAACATCATGGATTCCAACAGCTACTCGGCGGGCCATGGTGAGCCGCAGCCGCTGATCAGCGCGCGCGAGAAGATGCTGGGGCCTGCGTACCGGTTGTTCTACGAGCGGCCGGTCCATCTGGTGCGCGGTCAGGGCGCCTATCTGTTCGATGCCGACGGAGAGCGTTACCTCGACGCCTACAACAACGTCGCCAGCGTGGGGCACTGCCACCCGCACGTGGTGGAGGCCGTCACCCGCCAGCTTTCGATGCTGAACACCCACACCCGGTACCTGCACCAGAACATCGTCGAGTACTCCGAGCGGCTGCTTGCCACGTGTGGCTTCGAGATCGACCAGGTGATGTATGCCTGCACCGGTTCCGAGGTCAACGACCTGGCGTTACGCGTGGCTGAAATGCACACCGGCGCAACAGGTGTGATCATCACCTCCGACGCCTACCACGGAAACACCGCGGCCGTCACCGCCATCTCGCCGTCGCTGGGCGGCGCCACCACGCTGGGCCCCCATGTGCGTACGGTGGCTCCGCCGGACAGCTACCGCGTGCCGAAAGAGCAACTCGCGCAGACGTTCGCCGCCGACGTCGCCGCTGCTGCCGACGAGCTGGCCGAGGCCGGCTACGGGCTGTCCTGCCTGATCGTCGACACCATCTTCAGCTCCGACGGCATCTACACCGACCCGGGTGTGCTCAAGCCGGCCGTGGATCTGGTGCGCGCACGAGGTGGCGTGTTCATCGCCGACGAGGTGCAGCCCGGGTTCGCCCGCACCGGCGAGGCGATGTGGGGATTCCAGCGCCACGGCGTCACCCCGGACCTGCTGACCACCGGCAAGCCGATGGGCAACGGTATGCCGGTGGCGGCCATGGCGGCACGCTCGGATGTCCTCAAGTCGTTCGCGGTGGGAGTGCCGTACTTCAACACCTTCGGCGGTAACCCGGTGTCCATGGCTGCTGCGGCTGCGGTGCTCGACGTCATCGAGAACGAACAGTTGATGCTCAACGCGAAGAACACCGGTGCCCTGCTGCGCAACGAGCTCACCCGCATCGCCGCCGACCATCCGGGTATCGGCGATGTCCGGGGCGCCGGCCTCTACATCGGGGTGGAGTTGGTCACCGACCCGGACACCAAGGCGCCCGACCGGGCCGGGGCGCGTCGGCTGGTCAACCTGCTTCGGGAACGACGGGTGCTGCTGTCGGTCTGCGGGCATGACGGCAGTGTGTTGAAAATCCGTCCGCCGCTGGTGTTCTCGCCAGCGGATGTGGACTGGTTCTGTACGGAGTTCGAGGCCGCCGTCGCTCGGTAG
- a CDS encoding phosphotransferase enzyme family protein produces the protein MPGLPPNHEEFARAALPAYGHPTDTPLRLLSLSENATYLVCADQPWVLRVHRPGYHSLEAIRSELSWMAALRAQTSVVTPTLIPAADGADVVEISVDGVPLHVDAVSYIPGCTAEDKPDAVGFDQLGRLTAAMHNHVESWEAPEFFTRFRWDLETTVSPIARWGNWRDAPNLTDADAGIIGLAVEQIIEKLTEFGTGADRFGLVHADLRMANLMVDPDDPAAPITVIDFDDCGWSWHLADLGAVVSFIEDTPDAERIIADWLRGYRSVRELPDEHLALVPTFVMLRRVMLSAWIGTHADADTAITLAPTFAAGTAALARRYLDDESWLAESMWSSPLR, from the coding sequence ATGCCTGGACTTCCCCCGAACCACGAGGAGTTCGCCCGCGCAGCGCTGCCCGCCTACGGTCACCCGACCGACACCCCGCTGCGGCTGCTGAGCTTGTCGGAGAACGCCACCTATCTGGTGTGCGCCGACCAGCCCTGGGTGCTGCGCGTGCACCGGCCGGGCTACCACTCGCTGGAGGCCATTCGCTCGGAGCTGAGCTGGATGGCGGCCCTGCGCGCACAGACCTCGGTTGTGACGCCGACCCTGATTCCCGCCGCTGACGGCGCCGACGTCGTGGAGATCAGCGTCGACGGCGTCCCCCTGCACGTCGACGCGGTGTCCTACATTCCGGGCTGCACAGCCGAGGACAAGCCCGACGCCGTGGGCTTCGACCAGCTGGGCCGGCTGACCGCCGCGATGCACAACCACGTCGAGAGCTGGGAGGCGCCGGAGTTCTTCACCCGGTTTCGCTGGGACCTGGAGACCACCGTCAGTCCGATCGCCCGCTGGGGCAACTGGCGCGACGCACCCAATCTCACCGACGCCGACGCAGGAATCATCGGGTTGGCCGTCGAGCAGATCATCGAGAAGCTCACCGAATTCGGCACCGGTGCGGACCGTTTCGGCCTGGTACACGCAGATCTGCGGATGGCGAACCTGATGGTGGACCCCGATGACCCGGCGGCTCCCATCACCGTGATCGACTTCGACGACTGCGGCTGGTCCTGGCATCTGGCCGATCTGGGCGCGGTGGTCAGCTTCATCGAGGACACCCCCGACGCCGAGCGCATCATCGCCGACTGGCTGCGCGGCTACCGCTCGGTGCGCGAGCTGCCCGACGAACACCTGGCGTTGGTCCCGACGTTCGTGATGCTGCGACGCGTGATGCTCTCGGCGTGGATCGGTACCCACGCCGATGCCGACACCGCGATCACTCTGGCCCCGACCTTCGCCGCGGGCACCGCAGCGCTGGCCCGGCGGTATCTCGACGACGAGTCCTGGCTGGCCGAGTCGATGTGGAGTAGTCCACTACGCTAG
- a CDS encoding FAD-dependent oxidoreductase, whose product MGEHAVVLGASVSGLLAARVLSEFYDRVTVVERDVLPDGDEHRRGVPQSRHVHALLASGSTAIEELFPGILDELAADGAAVLNELCDFWQVLNGQSLRRQSGEFTHRLLVYQSNRPFLEDHIRRRVRPMVTMLDGHDVVKLVADGQRITGVQVAPHGGGTGVDLAADLVIDATGRGSRTPAFLADLGYGRPREIGTRVRLAYASQLVRIPAPAPPSKMFLVGTAPGRPTGGAMALCENDTWLLTAAGIAGHEPPTDWDGLLAFTATWAPPPMMQALGRAEPVGEPARYRYAMTQRRRYDKMRRFPEGLVVIGDAVCSFNPAYGQGMSVSALEALALRRCLLEGPARLGPRFFAATVKIVDNVWQISTGADLAVPEVPGRRTPATRLAGWYTNRVIARCPSDLVVHEQFVRVTQLVDPATALFAPAILRRVLRPGRVQSASEAPSRSAAAT is encoded by the coding sequence ATGGGGGAACATGCCGTCGTCCTGGGTGCCAGTGTTTCCGGCCTGCTGGCCGCTCGTGTGCTGTCGGAGTTCTACGACCGGGTGACGGTGGTGGAACGCGACGTGCTGCCCGACGGCGACGAGCATCGCCGCGGCGTGCCTCAGAGTCGTCATGTCCACGCCCTGCTGGCCAGTGGTTCGACGGCCATCGAGGAACTGTTCCCCGGCATCCTCGACGAGCTGGCTGCCGACGGCGCCGCGGTACTCAACGAACTCTGTGACTTCTGGCAGGTGCTCAACGGCCAGAGCCTGCGCCGGCAGTCCGGGGAGTTCACCCACCGGCTGCTGGTCTACCAGTCGAACCGACCGTTCCTGGAAGACCACATTCGGCGGCGGGTCCGGCCCATGGTGACAATGCTCGACGGCCATGACGTGGTGAAGCTGGTCGCCGACGGGCAGCGGATCACCGGCGTGCAGGTGGCGCCCCACGGCGGCGGAACGGGTGTCGACCTGGCCGCCGACCTGGTGATCGACGCCACCGGCCGCGGGTCGCGCACACCGGCGTTCCTGGCGGACCTCGGGTACGGGCGGCCCCGCGAGATCGGCACGAGGGTGCGGCTGGCGTACGCCAGTCAGTTGGTGCGGATCCCCGCCCCCGCGCCGCCGAGCAAGATGTTCCTGGTGGGCACCGCACCGGGGCGACCCACCGGCGGAGCAATGGCATTGTGCGAGAACGACACCTGGTTGCTCACGGCCGCCGGAATAGCCGGCCACGAGCCGCCCACCGACTGGGATGGGCTGCTGGCATTCACCGCAACGTGGGCCCCGCCGCCGATGATGCAGGCACTCGGACGCGCTGAGCCCGTCGGCGAACCCGCCCGCTACCGGTACGCGATGACACAACGGCGACGTTACGACAAGATGCGCCGCTTTCCCGAGGGTCTGGTGGTGATCGGCGACGCCGTCTGCAGCTTCAATCCGGCCTACGGGCAGGGTATGTCGGTGTCGGCGCTCGAAGCGCTGGCGTTGCGGCGATGCCTTCTCGAGGGCCCTGCCCGGCTGGGCCCGCGCTTCTTCGCCGCGACGGTCAAGATCGTCGACAACGTCTGGCAGATCTCCACCGGAGCCGATCTGGCCGTGCCCGAGGTACCGGGCCGACGGACGCCGGCGACCAGGCTGGCCGGCTGGTACACCAACCGGGTCATCGCCCGGTGTCCGTCCGATCTTGTGGTGCACGAGCAGTTCGTTCGCGTGACACAACTCGTCGACCCGGCGACGGCGCTGTTTGCACCCGCGATTCTGCGCCGGGTTCTGCGACCCGGGCGCGTTCAGTCCGCCAGCGAAGCGCCCAGCCGTTCTGCTGCGGCCACGTAA
- a CDS encoding NAD(P)H-dependent flavin oxidoreductase yields the protein MKTPICDRFGIDFPLFAFSHCRDVVAAVTNAGGFGVLGGTAFTPEQLERELAWIDAEVKGKPYGVDIIVPAKFEGKGESLSTGQLVDRIPAEYRTFVTELLAAHDIPVDERPRHGGSNLSGDTGEQLLDVALKHPIKMMANALGVPPAYMIEAGAGSGVPVAALVGAKEHAIKQVKAGVDVIIAQGTEAGGHCGEVSTLVLVPEVLEAIEGSGIPVLAAGGIVTGRQMAACVAMGAAGAWTGSVWLTTEEAETAPYTVQKMLAASSRDTVRSTGRTGKPARQLVSDWTAAWGPDKQQTLPLPLQNMLVEPVLRRVDKLAAQGHPGAQALATYFVGQGVGLMNKVKPAREVVLEFIEDYVAAAERLGASLAD from the coding sequence GTGAAGACTCCGATCTGCGATCGCTTCGGCATCGACTTCCCGCTGTTCGCGTTCAGCCACTGCCGCGACGTGGTGGCGGCGGTGACCAACGCCGGGGGCTTCGGAGTGCTCGGCGGCACCGCGTTCACGCCAGAGCAGCTCGAACGAGAACTCGCCTGGATCGACGCCGAGGTCAAGGGCAAGCCCTATGGTGTCGACATCATCGTGCCCGCCAAGTTCGAAGGCAAGGGCGAGTCGTTGTCCACCGGGCAGCTGGTCGACCGGATTCCCGCCGAGTACCGCACGTTTGTCACCGAACTGCTTGCCGCCCACGATATTCCGGTCGACGAGCGGCCGCGCCACGGTGGCTCGAACCTGTCTGGTGACACCGGCGAGCAACTGCTGGACGTGGCCCTCAAACACCCGATCAAGATGATGGCCAACGCGCTCGGCGTCCCGCCCGCCTACATGATCGAGGCCGGCGCCGGCAGCGGCGTTCCTGTCGCCGCACTGGTGGGCGCCAAGGAACACGCCATCAAGCAGGTCAAAGCCGGGGTGGACGTGATCATCGCCCAGGGCACCGAGGCCGGCGGGCACTGTGGTGAGGTATCCACCCTGGTCCTGGTCCCCGAGGTGCTGGAGGCGATCGAGGGCAGCGGCATCCCCGTTCTCGCTGCCGGCGGCATCGTGACGGGACGTCAGATGGCCGCCTGCGTGGCGATGGGTGCCGCGGGCGCGTGGACGGGATCGGTGTGGTTGACCACCGAGGAGGCCGAGACCGCGCCGTACACCGTCCAGAAGATGCTGGCCGCGTCGTCGCGTGACACCGTGCGTTCGACGGGTCGCACCGGCAAGCCCGCCCGTCAACTGGTGTCGGACTGGACCGCGGCCTGGGGGCCCGACAAGCAGCAGACGCTGCCGCTACCGCTGCAGAACATGCTCGTCGAGCCGGTTCTGCGCCGCGTGGACAAGCTTGCCGCCCAAGGACATCCCGGTGCCCAGGCCCTGGCCACCTACTTCGTCGGCCAGGGTGTGGGCCTGATGAACAAGGTCAAGCCGGCCCGTGAAGTGGTGCTCGAGTTCATCGAGGATTACGTGGCCGCAGCAGAACGGCTGGGCGCTTCGCTGGCGGACTGA